From Ovis canadensis isolate MfBH-ARS-UI-01 breed Bighorn chromosome 10, ARS-UI_OviCan_v2, whole genome shotgun sequence, a single genomic window includes:
- the BIVM gene encoding basic immunoglobulin-like variable motif-containing protein isoform X2, whose translation MQAQEPIFAALTFLQNAVNDCHSCFSRNRKCGTLFLTTELSQLRSMPNVAEAEGADDSGNGEHKSERRSPEESLQGAVQSFCTRASGEPLGPRGDGHYPWSCPVTHTREKIYAICSDYAFLNQATSIYKTPNPARSCLSDSTSLSAANNSSRYIGISASTSDIIYNEENSLENLSNSLGKLPLAWEIDKSEFDGVTTNLKHKSGNGKKQVSKKKTSDKKGKHQREWPQYSPLEDIKQRKVLDLRRWYCISRPQYKTSCGISSLVSCWNFLYSTMGAGNLPAITQEEALHILGFQPPFEDIRFGPFTGNTTLMRWFRQINDHFHVKGCSYVLYKPHGKNKTAGETASGALLKLTHGLKDESLAYIYHCQNHYFCPIGFEATPVKANKAYRGPLTPQEVEYWILIGESSRKHPAIHCKKWADIVTDLNTQNPEYLDIRHLERGLQYRKTKKVGGNLHCIIAFQRLSWQRFGLWNFPFGTIRQESQPPTHAQGIAKSESEDNISKKQQGRLGRSFSTGFHQDSTWKKMSSIHERRNSGYHGYSDYEGND comes from the exons atgcaagcACAG GAGCCCATTTTTGCAGCTCTCACGTTTTTGCAGAATGCTGTAAACGATTGTCACAGCTGTTTCTCAAGAAATAGAAAGTGTGGCACCCTCTTCCTCACAACAGAACTTTCACAGTTGCGTTCAATGCCTAACGTTGCAGAAGCAGAAGGGGCAGATGATTCTGGAAATGGTGAGCACAAATCCGAGAGAAGGTCTCCCGAAGAGAGCCTGCAAGGTGCCGTTCAATCTTTCTGCACCCGTGCCTCTGGAGAACCCCTGGGTCCCAGAGGGGATGGTCATTATCCGTGGAGCTGTCCAGTGACCCACACTCGGGAGAAGATTTACGCCATCTGTTCAGACTATGCCTTTCTCAACCAGGCCACCTCAATCTATAAAACTCCAAATCCAGCTCGTTCTTGCCTCTCTGATAGTACCTCTTTATCTGCGGCAAATAATTCCTCAAGGTACATTGGCATCTCAGCCAGTACGTCGGATATCATCTACAATGAAGAAAACAGCTTGGAGAACTTATCCAACAGCCTGGGCAAGCTACCTCTCGCGTGGGAAATTGATAAATCTGAATTTGATGGAGTGACCACGAATTTGAAACACAAATCAG GCAATGGAAAGAAGCAAGTTTCCAAGAAAAAAACATCAgataagaaaggaaaacatcaaagGGAGTGGCCTCAGTATTCTCCTCTTGAAGATATTAAGCAGCGGAAAGTATTAGACCTCAGACGATG gtaCTGCATAAGCCGACCACAATATAAGACTTCTTGTGGCATCTCCTCGTTAGTTTCTTGTTGGAATTTCTTATATAGCACAATGGGAGCTGGAAA TCTTCCAGCCATCACTCAAGAAGAAGCTTTACATATTTTGGGCTTTCAGCCTCCATTTGAAGATATTAGGTTCGGCCCCTTCACTGGAAATACAACACTTATGAG GTGGTTTAGACAAATTAACGACCACTTCCATGTAAAAGGCTGCTCATATGTTCTATATAAGCCTCATGGGAAGAATAAAACAGCTGGAGAAACTG CATCTGGGGCCTTGTTGAAGTTAACTCATGGATTGAAAGATGAATCGTTAGCTTATATCTATCATTGCcaaaatcattatttttgtcCAATTGGCTTTGAAGCAACCCCTGTTAAGGCGAATAAAGCATATAG GGGTCCCCTCACACCACAGGAAGTAGAATATTGGATCTTAATTGGAGAATCGAGTAGAAAACATCCTGCTATTCACTGTAAAAA ATGGGCAGATATTGTTACTGATCTGAACACTCAAAATCCAGAATATCTAGATATCCGGCACTTAGAGAGGGGACTGCAGTATCGAAAGACAAAGAAG gTTGGAGGAAATTTGCATTGCATCATAGCATTCCAGAGACTTAGCTGGCAAAGATTTGGCCTTTGGAACTTTCCCTTTGGAACCATTAGACAGGAATCACAGCCTCCAACACATGCCCAGGGAATTGCCAAATCTGAGAGTGAGGACAATATCTCCAAGAAGCAGCAGGGGCGCCTGGGCCGGTCTTTCAGTACTGGTTTCCATCAGGACTCGACGTGGAAAAAGATGTCCAGTATCCACGAGAGAAGGAACAGTGGCTACCATGGTTACAGTGATTACGAGGGGAATGACTGA
- the BIVM gene encoding basic immunoglobulin-like variable motif-containing protein isoform X1, whose translation MQAQEPIFAALTFLQNAVNDCHSCFSRNRKCGTLFLTTELSQLRSMPNVAEAEGADDSGNGEHKSERRSPEESLQGAVQSFCTRASGEPLGPRGDGHYPWSCPVTHTREKIYAICSDYAFLNQATSIYKTPNPARSCLSDSTSLSAANNSSRYIGISASTSDIIYNEENSLENLSNSLGKLPLAWEIDKSEFDGVTTNLKHKSGNGKKQVSKKKTSDKKGKHQREWPQYSPLEDIKQRKVLDLRRWYCISRPQYKTSCGISSLVSCWNFLYSTMGAGNLPAITQEEALHILGFQPPFEDIRFGPFTGNTTLMRWFRQINDHFHVKGCSYVLYKPHGKNKTAGETASGALLKLTHGLKDESLAYIYHCQNHYFCPIGFEATPVKANKAYSRGPLTPQEVEYWILIGESSRKHPAIHCKKWADIVTDLNTQNPEYLDIRHLERGLQYRKTKKVGGNLHCIIAFQRLSWQRFGLWNFPFGTIRQESQPPTHAQGIAKSESEDNISKKQQGRLGRSFSTGFHQDSTWKKMSSIHERRNSGYHGYSDYEGND comes from the exons atgcaagcACAG GAGCCCATTTTTGCAGCTCTCACGTTTTTGCAGAATGCTGTAAACGATTGTCACAGCTGTTTCTCAAGAAATAGAAAGTGTGGCACCCTCTTCCTCACAACAGAACTTTCACAGTTGCGTTCAATGCCTAACGTTGCAGAAGCAGAAGGGGCAGATGATTCTGGAAATGGTGAGCACAAATCCGAGAGAAGGTCTCCCGAAGAGAGCCTGCAAGGTGCCGTTCAATCTTTCTGCACCCGTGCCTCTGGAGAACCCCTGGGTCCCAGAGGGGATGGTCATTATCCGTGGAGCTGTCCAGTGACCCACACTCGGGAGAAGATTTACGCCATCTGTTCAGACTATGCCTTTCTCAACCAGGCCACCTCAATCTATAAAACTCCAAATCCAGCTCGTTCTTGCCTCTCTGATAGTACCTCTTTATCTGCGGCAAATAATTCCTCAAGGTACATTGGCATCTCAGCCAGTACGTCGGATATCATCTACAATGAAGAAAACAGCTTGGAGAACTTATCCAACAGCCTGGGCAAGCTACCTCTCGCGTGGGAAATTGATAAATCTGAATTTGATGGAGTGACCACGAATTTGAAACACAAATCAG GCAATGGAAAGAAGCAAGTTTCCAAGAAAAAAACATCAgataagaaaggaaaacatcaaagGGAGTGGCCTCAGTATTCTCCTCTTGAAGATATTAAGCAGCGGAAAGTATTAGACCTCAGACGATG gtaCTGCATAAGCCGACCACAATATAAGACTTCTTGTGGCATCTCCTCGTTAGTTTCTTGTTGGAATTTCTTATATAGCACAATGGGAGCTGGAAA TCTTCCAGCCATCACTCAAGAAGAAGCTTTACATATTTTGGGCTTTCAGCCTCCATTTGAAGATATTAGGTTCGGCCCCTTCACTGGAAATACAACACTTATGAG GTGGTTTAGACAAATTAACGACCACTTCCATGTAAAAGGCTGCTCATATGTTCTATATAAGCCTCATGGGAAGAATAAAACAGCTGGAGAAACTG CATCTGGGGCCTTGTTGAAGTTAACTCATGGATTGAAAGATGAATCGTTAGCTTATATCTATCATTGCcaaaatcattatttttgtcCAATTGGCTTTGAAGCAACCCCTGTTAAGGCGAATAAAGCATATAG CAGGGGTCCCCTCACACCACAGGAAGTAGAATATTGGATCTTAATTGGAGAATCGAGTAGAAAACATCCTGCTATTCACTGTAAAAA ATGGGCAGATATTGTTACTGATCTGAACACTCAAAATCCAGAATATCTAGATATCCGGCACTTAGAGAGGGGACTGCAGTATCGAAAGACAAAGAAG gTTGGAGGAAATTTGCATTGCATCATAGCATTCCAGAGACTTAGCTGGCAAAGATTTGGCCTTTGGAACTTTCCCTTTGGAACCATTAGACAGGAATCACAGCCTCCAACACATGCCCAGGGAATTGCCAAATCTGAGAGTGAGGACAATATCTCCAAGAAGCAGCAGGGGCGCCTGGGCCGGTCTTTCAGTACTGGTTTCCATCAGGACTCGACGTGGAAAAAGATGTCCAGTATCCACGAGAGAAGGAACAGTGGCTACCATGGTTACAGTGATTACGAGGGGAATGACTGA
- the BIVM gene encoding basic immunoglobulin-like variable motif-containing protein isoform X3 — MQAQEPIFAALTFLQNAVNDCHSCFSRNRKCGTLFLTTELSQLRSMPNVAEAEGADDSGNGEHKSERRSPEESLQGAVQSFCTRASGEPLGPRGDGHYPWSCPVTHTREKIYAICSDYAFLNQATSIYKTPNPARSCLSDSTSLSAANNSSRYIGISASTSDIIYNEENSLENLSNSLGKLPLAWEIDKSEFDGVTTNLKHKSGNGKKQVSKKKTSDKKGKHQREWPQYSPLEDIKQRKVLDLRRCLPAITQEEALHILGFQPPFEDIRFGPFTGNTTLMRWFRQINDHFHVKGCSYVLYKPHGKNKTAGETASGALLKLTHGLKDESLAYIYHCQNHYFCPIGFEATPVKANKAYSRGPLTPQEVEYWILIGESSRKHPAIHCKKWADIVTDLNTQNPEYLDIRHLERGLQYRKTKKVGGNLHCIIAFQRLSWQRFGLWNFPFGTIRQESQPPTHAQGIAKSESEDNISKKQQGRLGRSFSTGFHQDSTWKKMSSIHERRNSGYHGYSDYEGND; from the exons atgcaagcACAG GAGCCCATTTTTGCAGCTCTCACGTTTTTGCAGAATGCTGTAAACGATTGTCACAGCTGTTTCTCAAGAAATAGAAAGTGTGGCACCCTCTTCCTCACAACAGAACTTTCACAGTTGCGTTCAATGCCTAACGTTGCAGAAGCAGAAGGGGCAGATGATTCTGGAAATGGTGAGCACAAATCCGAGAGAAGGTCTCCCGAAGAGAGCCTGCAAGGTGCCGTTCAATCTTTCTGCACCCGTGCCTCTGGAGAACCCCTGGGTCCCAGAGGGGATGGTCATTATCCGTGGAGCTGTCCAGTGACCCACACTCGGGAGAAGATTTACGCCATCTGTTCAGACTATGCCTTTCTCAACCAGGCCACCTCAATCTATAAAACTCCAAATCCAGCTCGTTCTTGCCTCTCTGATAGTACCTCTTTATCTGCGGCAAATAATTCCTCAAGGTACATTGGCATCTCAGCCAGTACGTCGGATATCATCTACAATGAAGAAAACAGCTTGGAGAACTTATCCAACAGCCTGGGCAAGCTACCTCTCGCGTGGGAAATTGATAAATCTGAATTTGATGGAGTGACCACGAATTTGAAACACAAATCAG GCAATGGAAAGAAGCAAGTTTCCAAGAAAAAAACATCAgataagaaaggaaaacatcaaagGGAGTGGCCTCAGTATTCTCCTCTTGAAGATATTAAGCAGCGGAAAGTATTAGACCTCAGACGATG TCTTCCAGCCATCACTCAAGAAGAAGCTTTACATATTTTGGGCTTTCAGCCTCCATTTGAAGATATTAGGTTCGGCCCCTTCACTGGAAATACAACACTTATGAG GTGGTTTAGACAAATTAACGACCACTTCCATGTAAAAGGCTGCTCATATGTTCTATATAAGCCTCATGGGAAGAATAAAACAGCTGGAGAAACTG CATCTGGGGCCTTGTTGAAGTTAACTCATGGATTGAAAGATGAATCGTTAGCTTATATCTATCATTGCcaaaatcattatttttgtcCAATTGGCTTTGAAGCAACCCCTGTTAAGGCGAATAAAGCATATAG CAGGGGTCCCCTCACACCACAGGAAGTAGAATATTGGATCTTAATTGGAGAATCGAGTAGAAAACATCCTGCTATTCACTGTAAAAA ATGGGCAGATATTGTTACTGATCTGAACACTCAAAATCCAGAATATCTAGATATCCGGCACTTAGAGAGGGGACTGCAGTATCGAAAGACAAAGAAG gTTGGAGGAAATTTGCATTGCATCATAGCATTCCAGAGACTTAGCTGGCAAAGATTTGGCCTTTGGAACTTTCCCTTTGGAACCATTAGACAGGAATCACAGCCTCCAACACATGCCCAGGGAATTGCCAAATCTGAGAGTGAGGACAATATCTCCAAGAAGCAGCAGGGGCGCCTGGGCCGGTCTTTCAGTACTGGTTTCCATCAGGACTCGACGTGGAAAAAGATGTCCAGTATCCACGAGAGAAGGAACAGTGGCTACCATGGTTACAGTGATTACGAGGGGAATGACTGA
- the BIVM gene encoding basic immunoglobulin-like variable motif-containing protein isoform X4, translated as MPNVAEAEGADDSGNGEHKSERRSPEESLQGAVQSFCTRASGEPLGPRGDGHYPWSCPVTHTREKIYAICSDYAFLNQATSIYKTPNPARSCLSDSTSLSAANNSSRYIGISASTSDIIYNEENSLENLSNSLGKLPLAWEIDKSEFDGVTTNLKHKSGNGKKQVSKKKTSDKKGKHQREWPQYSPLEDIKQRKVLDLRRWYCISRPQYKTSCGISSLVSCWNFLYSTMGAGNLPAITQEEALHILGFQPPFEDIRFGPFTGNTTLMRWFRQINDHFHVKGCSYVLYKPHGKNKTAGETASGALLKLTHGLKDESLAYIYHCQNHYFCPIGFEATPVKANKAYSRGPLTPQEVEYWILIGESSRKHPAIHCKKWADIVTDLNTQNPEYLDIRHLERGLQYRKTKKVGGNLHCIIAFQRLSWQRFGLWNFPFGTIRQESQPPTHAQGIAKSESEDNISKKQQGRLGRSFSTGFHQDSTWKKMSSIHERRNSGYHGYSDYEGND; from the exons ATGCCTAACGTTGCAGAAGCAGAAGGGGCAGATGATTCTGGAAATGGTGAGCACAAATCCGAGAGAAGGTCTCCCGAAGAGAGCCTGCAAGGTGCCGTTCAATCTTTCTGCACCCGTGCCTCTGGAGAACCCCTGGGTCCCAGAGGGGATGGTCATTATCCGTGGAGCTGTCCAGTGACCCACACTCGGGAGAAGATTTACGCCATCTGTTCAGACTATGCCTTTCTCAACCAGGCCACCTCAATCTATAAAACTCCAAATCCAGCTCGTTCTTGCCTCTCTGATAGTACCTCTTTATCTGCGGCAAATAATTCCTCAAGGTACATTGGCATCTCAGCCAGTACGTCGGATATCATCTACAATGAAGAAAACAGCTTGGAGAACTTATCCAACAGCCTGGGCAAGCTACCTCTCGCGTGGGAAATTGATAAATCTGAATTTGATGGAGTGACCACGAATTTGAAACACAAATCAG GCAATGGAAAGAAGCAAGTTTCCAAGAAAAAAACATCAgataagaaaggaaaacatcaaagGGAGTGGCCTCAGTATTCTCCTCTTGAAGATATTAAGCAGCGGAAAGTATTAGACCTCAGACGATG gtaCTGCATAAGCCGACCACAATATAAGACTTCTTGTGGCATCTCCTCGTTAGTTTCTTGTTGGAATTTCTTATATAGCACAATGGGAGCTGGAAA TCTTCCAGCCATCACTCAAGAAGAAGCTTTACATATTTTGGGCTTTCAGCCTCCATTTGAAGATATTAGGTTCGGCCCCTTCACTGGAAATACAACACTTATGAG GTGGTTTAGACAAATTAACGACCACTTCCATGTAAAAGGCTGCTCATATGTTCTATATAAGCCTCATGGGAAGAATAAAACAGCTGGAGAAACTG CATCTGGGGCCTTGTTGAAGTTAACTCATGGATTGAAAGATGAATCGTTAGCTTATATCTATCATTGCcaaaatcattatttttgtcCAATTGGCTTTGAAGCAACCCCTGTTAAGGCGAATAAAGCATATAG CAGGGGTCCCCTCACACCACAGGAAGTAGAATATTGGATCTTAATTGGAGAATCGAGTAGAAAACATCCTGCTATTCACTGTAAAAA ATGGGCAGATATTGTTACTGATCTGAACACTCAAAATCCAGAATATCTAGATATCCGGCACTTAGAGAGGGGACTGCAGTATCGAAAGACAAAGAAG gTTGGAGGAAATTTGCATTGCATCATAGCATTCCAGAGACTTAGCTGGCAAAGATTTGGCCTTTGGAACTTTCCCTTTGGAACCATTAGACAGGAATCACAGCCTCCAACACATGCCCAGGGAATTGCCAAATCTGAGAGTGAGGACAATATCTCCAAGAAGCAGCAGGGGCGCCTGGGCCGGTCTTTCAGTACTGGTTTCCATCAGGACTCGACGTGGAAAAAGATGTCCAGTATCCACGAGAGAAGGAACAGTGGCTACCATGGTTACAGTGATTACGAGGGGAATGACTGA
- the BIVM gene encoding basic immunoglobulin-like variable motif-containing protein isoform X5, translating into MPNVAEAEGADDSGNGEHKSERRSPEESLQGAVQSFCTRASGEPLGPRGDGHYPWSCPVTHTREKIYAICSDYAFLNQATSIYKTPNPARSCLSDSTSLSAANNSSRYIGISASTSDIIYNEENSLENLSNSLGKLPLAWEIDKSEFDGVTTNLKHKSGNGKKQVSKKKTSDKKGKHQREWPQYSPLEDIKQRKVLDLRRWYCISRPQYKTSCGISSLVSCWNFLYSTMGAGNLPAITQEEALHILGFQPPFEDIRFGPFTGNTTLMRWFRQINDHFHVKGCSYVLYKPHGKNKTAGETASGALLKLTHGLKDESLAYIYHCQNHYFCPIGFEATPVKANKAYRGPLTPQEVEYWILIGESSRKHPAIHCKKWADIVTDLNTQNPEYLDIRHLERGLQYRKTKKVGGNLHCIIAFQRLSWQRFGLWNFPFGTIRQESQPPTHAQGIAKSESEDNISKKQQGRLGRSFSTGFHQDSTWKKMSSIHERRNSGYHGYSDYEGND; encoded by the exons ATGCCTAACGTTGCAGAAGCAGAAGGGGCAGATGATTCTGGAAATGGTGAGCACAAATCCGAGAGAAGGTCTCCCGAAGAGAGCCTGCAAGGTGCCGTTCAATCTTTCTGCACCCGTGCCTCTGGAGAACCCCTGGGTCCCAGAGGGGATGGTCATTATCCGTGGAGCTGTCCAGTGACCCACACTCGGGAGAAGATTTACGCCATCTGTTCAGACTATGCCTTTCTCAACCAGGCCACCTCAATCTATAAAACTCCAAATCCAGCTCGTTCTTGCCTCTCTGATAGTACCTCTTTATCTGCGGCAAATAATTCCTCAAGGTACATTGGCATCTCAGCCAGTACGTCGGATATCATCTACAATGAAGAAAACAGCTTGGAGAACTTATCCAACAGCCTGGGCAAGCTACCTCTCGCGTGGGAAATTGATAAATCTGAATTTGATGGAGTGACCACGAATTTGAAACACAAATCAG GCAATGGAAAGAAGCAAGTTTCCAAGAAAAAAACATCAgataagaaaggaaaacatcaaagGGAGTGGCCTCAGTATTCTCCTCTTGAAGATATTAAGCAGCGGAAAGTATTAGACCTCAGACGATG gtaCTGCATAAGCCGACCACAATATAAGACTTCTTGTGGCATCTCCTCGTTAGTTTCTTGTTGGAATTTCTTATATAGCACAATGGGAGCTGGAAA TCTTCCAGCCATCACTCAAGAAGAAGCTTTACATATTTTGGGCTTTCAGCCTCCATTTGAAGATATTAGGTTCGGCCCCTTCACTGGAAATACAACACTTATGAG GTGGTTTAGACAAATTAACGACCACTTCCATGTAAAAGGCTGCTCATATGTTCTATATAAGCCTCATGGGAAGAATAAAACAGCTGGAGAAACTG CATCTGGGGCCTTGTTGAAGTTAACTCATGGATTGAAAGATGAATCGTTAGCTTATATCTATCATTGCcaaaatcattatttttgtcCAATTGGCTTTGAAGCAACCCCTGTTAAGGCGAATAAAGCATATAG GGGTCCCCTCACACCACAGGAAGTAGAATATTGGATCTTAATTGGAGAATCGAGTAGAAAACATCCTGCTATTCACTGTAAAAA ATGGGCAGATATTGTTACTGATCTGAACACTCAAAATCCAGAATATCTAGATATCCGGCACTTAGAGAGGGGACTGCAGTATCGAAAGACAAAGAAG gTTGGAGGAAATTTGCATTGCATCATAGCATTCCAGAGACTTAGCTGGCAAAGATTTGGCCTTTGGAACTTTCCCTTTGGAACCATTAGACAGGAATCACAGCCTCCAACACATGCCCAGGGAATTGCCAAATCTGAGAGTGAGGACAATATCTCCAAGAAGCAGCAGGGGCGCCTGGGCCGGTCTTTCAGTACTGGTTTCCATCAGGACTCGACGTGGAAAAAGATGTCCAGTATCCACGAGAGAAGGAACAGTGGCTACCATGGTTACAGTGATTACGAGGGGAATGACTGA
- the BIVM gene encoding basic immunoglobulin-like variable motif-containing protein isoform X6, with protein sequence MPNVAEAEGADDSGNGEHKSERRSPEESLQGAVQSFCTRASGEPLGPRGDGHYPWSCPVTHTREKIYAICSDYAFLNQATSIYKTPNPARSCLSDSTSLSAANNSSRYIGISASTSDIIYNEENSLENLSNSLGKLPLAWEIDKSEFDGVTTNLKHKSGNGKKQVSKKKTSDKKGKHQREWPQYSPLEDIKQRKVLDLRRCLPAITQEEALHILGFQPPFEDIRFGPFTGNTTLMRWFRQINDHFHVKGCSYVLYKPHGKNKTAGETASGALLKLTHGLKDESLAYIYHCQNHYFCPIGFEATPVKANKAYSRGPLTPQEVEYWILIGESSRKHPAIHCKKWADIVTDLNTQNPEYLDIRHLERGLQYRKTKKVGGNLHCIIAFQRLSWQRFGLWNFPFGTIRQESQPPTHAQGIAKSESEDNISKKQQGRLGRSFSTGFHQDSTWKKMSSIHERRNSGYHGYSDYEGND encoded by the exons ATGCCTAACGTTGCAGAAGCAGAAGGGGCAGATGATTCTGGAAATGGTGAGCACAAATCCGAGAGAAGGTCTCCCGAAGAGAGCCTGCAAGGTGCCGTTCAATCTTTCTGCACCCGTGCCTCTGGAGAACCCCTGGGTCCCAGAGGGGATGGTCATTATCCGTGGAGCTGTCCAGTGACCCACACTCGGGAGAAGATTTACGCCATCTGTTCAGACTATGCCTTTCTCAACCAGGCCACCTCAATCTATAAAACTCCAAATCCAGCTCGTTCTTGCCTCTCTGATAGTACCTCTTTATCTGCGGCAAATAATTCCTCAAGGTACATTGGCATCTCAGCCAGTACGTCGGATATCATCTACAATGAAGAAAACAGCTTGGAGAACTTATCCAACAGCCTGGGCAAGCTACCTCTCGCGTGGGAAATTGATAAATCTGAATTTGATGGAGTGACCACGAATTTGAAACACAAATCAG GCAATGGAAAGAAGCAAGTTTCCAAGAAAAAAACATCAgataagaaaggaaaacatcaaagGGAGTGGCCTCAGTATTCTCCTCTTGAAGATATTAAGCAGCGGAAAGTATTAGACCTCAGACGATG TCTTCCAGCCATCACTCAAGAAGAAGCTTTACATATTTTGGGCTTTCAGCCTCCATTTGAAGATATTAGGTTCGGCCCCTTCACTGGAAATACAACACTTATGAG GTGGTTTAGACAAATTAACGACCACTTCCATGTAAAAGGCTGCTCATATGTTCTATATAAGCCTCATGGGAAGAATAAAACAGCTGGAGAAACTG CATCTGGGGCCTTGTTGAAGTTAACTCATGGATTGAAAGATGAATCGTTAGCTTATATCTATCATTGCcaaaatcattatttttgtcCAATTGGCTTTGAAGCAACCCCTGTTAAGGCGAATAAAGCATATAG CAGGGGTCCCCTCACACCACAGGAAGTAGAATATTGGATCTTAATTGGAGAATCGAGTAGAAAACATCCTGCTATTCACTGTAAAAA ATGGGCAGATATTGTTACTGATCTGAACACTCAAAATCCAGAATATCTAGATATCCGGCACTTAGAGAGGGGACTGCAGTATCGAAAGACAAAGAAG gTTGGAGGAAATTTGCATTGCATCATAGCATTCCAGAGACTTAGCTGGCAAAGATTTGGCCTTTGGAACTTTCCCTTTGGAACCATTAGACAGGAATCACAGCCTCCAACACATGCCCAGGGAATTGCCAAATCTGAGAGTGAGGACAATATCTCCAAGAAGCAGCAGGGGCGCCTGGGCCGGTCTTTCAGTACTGGTTTCCATCAGGACTCGACGTGGAAAAAGATGTCCAGTATCCACGAGAGAAGGAACAGTGGCTACCATGGTTACAGTGATTACGAGGGGAATGACTGA
- the BIVM gene encoding basic immunoglobulin-like variable motif-containing protein isoform X7 translates to MPNVAEAEGADDSGNGEHKSERRSPEESLQGAVQSFCTRASGEPLGPRGDGHYPWSCPVTHTREKIYAICSDYAFLNQATSIYKTPNPARSCLSDSTSLSAANNSSRYIGISASTSDIIYNEENSLENLSNSLGKLPLAWEIDKSEFDGVTTNLKHKSGNGKKQVSKKKTSDKKGKHQREWPQYSPLEDIKQRKVLDLRRCLPAITQEEALHILGFQPPFEDIRFGPFTGNTTLMRWFRQINDHFHVKGCSYVLYKPHGKNKTAGETASGALLKLTHGLKDESLAYIYHCQNHYFCPIGFEATPVKANKAYRGPLTPQEVEYWILIGESSRKHPAIHCKKWADIVTDLNTQNPEYLDIRHLERGLQYRKTKKVGGNLHCIIAFQRLSWQRFGLWNFPFGTIRQESQPPTHAQGIAKSESEDNISKKQQGRLGRSFSTGFHQDSTWKKMSSIHERRNSGYHGYSDYEGND, encoded by the exons ATGCCTAACGTTGCAGAAGCAGAAGGGGCAGATGATTCTGGAAATGGTGAGCACAAATCCGAGAGAAGGTCTCCCGAAGAGAGCCTGCAAGGTGCCGTTCAATCTTTCTGCACCCGTGCCTCTGGAGAACCCCTGGGTCCCAGAGGGGATGGTCATTATCCGTGGAGCTGTCCAGTGACCCACACTCGGGAGAAGATTTACGCCATCTGTTCAGACTATGCCTTTCTCAACCAGGCCACCTCAATCTATAAAACTCCAAATCCAGCTCGTTCTTGCCTCTCTGATAGTACCTCTTTATCTGCGGCAAATAATTCCTCAAGGTACATTGGCATCTCAGCCAGTACGTCGGATATCATCTACAATGAAGAAAACAGCTTGGAGAACTTATCCAACAGCCTGGGCAAGCTACCTCTCGCGTGGGAAATTGATAAATCTGAATTTGATGGAGTGACCACGAATTTGAAACACAAATCAG GCAATGGAAAGAAGCAAGTTTCCAAGAAAAAAACATCAgataagaaaggaaaacatcaaagGGAGTGGCCTCAGTATTCTCCTCTTGAAGATATTAAGCAGCGGAAAGTATTAGACCTCAGACGATG TCTTCCAGCCATCACTCAAGAAGAAGCTTTACATATTTTGGGCTTTCAGCCTCCATTTGAAGATATTAGGTTCGGCCCCTTCACTGGAAATACAACACTTATGAG GTGGTTTAGACAAATTAACGACCACTTCCATGTAAAAGGCTGCTCATATGTTCTATATAAGCCTCATGGGAAGAATAAAACAGCTGGAGAAACTG CATCTGGGGCCTTGTTGAAGTTAACTCATGGATTGAAAGATGAATCGTTAGCTTATATCTATCATTGCcaaaatcattatttttgtcCAATTGGCTTTGAAGCAACCCCTGTTAAGGCGAATAAAGCATATAG GGGTCCCCTCACACCACAGGAAGTAGAATATTGGATCTTAATTGGAGAATCGAGTAGAAAACATCCTGCTATTCACTGTAAAAA ATGGGCAGATATTGTTACTGATCTGAACACTCAAAATCCAGAATATCTAGATATCCGGCACTTAGAGAGGGGACTGCAGTATCGAAAGACAAAGAAG gTTGGAGGAAATTTGCATTGCATCATAGCATTCCAGAGACTTAGCTGGCAAAGATTTGGCCTTTGGAACTTTCCCTTTGGAACCATTAGACAGGAATCACAGCCTCCAACACATGCCCAGGGAATTGCCAAATCTGAGAGTGAGGACAATATCTCCAAGAAGCAGCAGGGGCGCCTGGGCCGGTCTTTCAGTACTGGTTTCCATCAGGACTCGACGTGGAAAAAGATGTCCAGTATCCACGAGAGAAGGAACAGTGGCTACCATGGTTACAGTGATTACGAGGGGAATGACTGA